In one Macrobrachium rosenbergii isolate ZJJX-2024 chromosome 53, ASM4041242v1, whole genome shotgun sequence genomic region, the following are encoded:
- the LOC136834141 gene encoding zinc finger protein 862-like, with protein sequence MSKAKATYSQKFRKEWLKVPAFTKWLCEVPTDPSKAHCKFCKCDILAKYSLLTSHCETKKHKLSNPYQSTSLENFVVKKKDKTHSLEANLAMFICSHSSFNSCDHLVDMCKNSITDSETVNKVKMHRTKCANIVKNVIAPYFNEDLISDLGQGKFSLLLDESNDITVNKLLGIIVIYYSEKHEKVVHTYLDMVILEKCDADAIVNAVRSALAEKKMDIKNLLAIGTDNASVMVGINNGVFKKLKEEVPGLLLFRCVCHSIQLAVSHACAAFLPRNLEFLVSETYK encoded by the coding sequence atgAGTAAGGCTAAAGCAACATATTCTCAAAAATTTCGTAAAGAGTGGTTGAAAGTTCCTGCTTTTACAAAGTGGCTTTGTGAAGTGCCCACTGACCCTTCTAAAGCTCACTGCAAGTTTTGTAAATGTGACATTTTAGCTAAGTATTCCCTGTTAACAAGCCATTGTGAAACTAAGAAACATAAGCTTTCAAACCCATATCAAAGTACTTCTCTTGAAAATTTCGTTgtgaagaaaaaggataaaacacaTTCGCTTGAGGCAAATTTGGCAATGTTTATTTGTTCTCATTCATCATTCAACTCATGTGATCATTTGGTAGACATGTGCAAAAATTCTATAACTGACAGTGAAACAGTGAATAAAGTCAAAATGCATCGTACTAAGTGTGCAAATATTGTGAAAAATGTGATTGCTCCTTATTTCAATGAAGATTTGATTTCTGATCTAGGCCAAGGAAAATTCAGTTTACTATTGGATGAATCGAATGATATTACTGTTAACAAGTTATTAGGTATCATTGTCATTTACTATAGTGAAAAACATGAGAAAGTAGTACACACATATCTTGATATGGTAATTCTAGAAAAATGTGATGCAGATGCCATTGTCAATGCAGTAAGGAGTGcattagcagaaaaaaaaatggacataaaaaatCTTCTAGCTATTGGTACTGACAATGCCAGTGTAATGGTAGGAATAAACAATGGTGTTTTCAAGAAGTTGAAAGAAGAAGTACCTGGATTACTTTTATTTAGATGTGTCTGCCACTCAATTCAACTAGCAGTGTCCCATGCTTGTGCTGCTTTTCTACCAAGAAACCTAGAGTTTTTAGTAAGTGAAACTTATAAATAG